A single uncultured Acetobacterium sp. DNA region contains:
- a CDS encoding methyl-accepting chemotaxis protein: MEEKERIEIDNTLILAAEVADGKSRRIIKKHLSTKLLGFTLAILAVAVIALGILSYNMGSSALLEQSNTDAQKYTNEGASHVGAIIAGNLATLDEVTLRSGVASMDWNTQVAAIAGDAEKLGYQDIAVMNMDGHAKYLVGGGEFDSAGQFWYTDGFKGETAISDVAISKVTLKPVVFDVAPIKNNGQVVGLLVGRRDPTFLKDTTDAMGDGVRQYGFVVNAEGGFMAHPDDEVIMNQTNVFDEIESNGAWKDLGMAFKEMGAGQTSMLTYSLNGATKIGATAPIPGTNWTLVIAQYESDVLAPMIHLRNITLLISLIVLLLGGAAAYILAKRITKPIVELTALADQMALGNVDLTISSSSEDEIGALMDSFETIIENRKDQADAARRLSEGDFAVAIIPQSDKDVLAYSLIDVVSEMNKVNEGIKKIGTAAQEGQLNYRGNTTEYVGAFKDMIVSLNNMVNTFVKPLKVASKAIERIGNGVIPPKITTDYKGDFNDLKNSINACIDGLGALTEGSHVLGLMSVNDLNQKIEGTYAGIYLEISESINEVHAQLTHIVEIATNIAVGDLCDLENLKEIGQRSDNDALIPSFISMIESITLLVAETQTMTRIAVEGDLTNRGDVTKFQGEYAKVVEGFNQTLDVVIEPINAASATLKELAQGNLNTTMTGNFKGQHGQIKEDMNQTIAFLKDYVSEITETLEEIGRGNLNQEITRFYLGDFEAIKTALNRITSSLSTTMFDINNAAGQVESGARQISDGGQALAQGATEQASAIQELTASIDEVAQETKQNAVRANEANQRSIEVRNNAEIGNARMNNMVTAMVDINVSSQSISKIIKVIDDIAFQTNILALNAAVEAARAGQHGKGFAVVAEEVRTLAARSAEAAKETTGLIEGSIDKVSVGSKIADETAESLTQILADIEKVTSLVGNIARASNDQASEIAQITQGIEQVSQVVQTNSATAEESAAASEELSGQAEMLKQMVGTFTIKTDRGHVASAPTKPQPKTEPVAPTEPRIELDNWEHDKY, translated from the coding sequence ATGGAAGAAAAAGAACGCATTGAAATTGACAACACGCTGATCCTGGCGGCTGAAGTAGCCGATGGCAAAAGCAGGAGAATCATAAAAAAACATCTGTCCACCAAACTACTTGGTTTCACCCTGGCTATCCTGGCTGTTGCCGTCATCGCACTTGGTATTCTATCTTATAATATGGGCTCATCGGCGCTGCTGGAACAATCCAATACCGATGCCCAAAAATACACCAACGAAGGTGCATCCCACGTGGGTGCCATCATTGCCGGAAATCTCGCCACCCTGGATGAGGTCACCCTGCGCAGCGGTGTCGCCAGCATGGACTGGAACACCCAGGTAGCTGCCATTGCTGGCGATGCTGAAAAACTGGGCTATCAGGATATTGCCGTCATGAACATGGATGGTCATGCTAAATACCTGGTGGGCGGCGGCGAGTTTGACTCAGCCGGGCAGTTTTGGTACACCGATGGTTTTAAAGGCGAAACCGCTATTTCCGATGTGGCCATCAGCAAAGTGACCCTGAAGCCGGTGGTCTTTGATGTCGCTCCAATTAAAAACAATGGACAGGTGGTCGGATTATTAGTCGGTCGACGAGATCCCACCTTTTTAAAAGATACCACTGATGCCATGGGAGATGGAGTCCGTCAATATGGGTTCGTCGTTAACGCCGAGGGTGGCTTTATGGCCCACCCCGATGATGAAGTCATCATGAATCAGACCAATGTATTTGACGAAATCGAAAGCAATGGTGCCTGGAAAGATCTTGGCATGGCCTTTAAAGAAATGGGTGCTGGACAAACTAGCATGCTCACCTATAGCTTAAATGGTGCAACCAAAATTGGTGCCACTGCTCCCATTCCGGGAACCAACTGGACCCTGGTCATTGCCCAGTATGAAAGTGATGTGTTGGCACCAATGATTCATTTAAGAAACATCACATTGTTGATCTCCCTGATTGTGCTCTTACTTGGTGGCGCAGCGGCTTATATTCTAGCCAAACGGATCACCAAACCGATTGTGGAATTAACCGCATTAGCCGATCAGATGGCACTGGGTAATGTGGATCTGACCATTTCCTCCTCCAGTGAAGACGAAATTGGTGCCCTGATGGATTCCTTTGAAACCATCATTGAAAACCGCAAAGACCAGGCCGATGCCGCCCGCCGTTTATCCGAAGGTGATTTCGCGGTCGCGATCATCCCCCAATCGGACAAGGATGTACTGGCATACTCGCTAATTGATGTGGTTTCCGAAATGAATAAGGTCAACGAGGGAATCAAAAAAATTGGCACTGCTGCTCAGGAAGGGCAACTGAACTACCGGGGCAATACCACCGAGTATGTTGGTGCCTTCAAAGACATGATTGTCAGTCTGAACAACATGGTCAATACCTTTGTGAAACCACTTAAAGTTGCCAGTAAAGCTATTGAGCGGATTGGCAATGGCGTCATCCCTCCAAAAATAACGACCGACTATAAAGGGGATTTTAACGATCTTAAAAACAGCATTAATGCCTGTATCGACGGGTTGGGCGCCCTTACTGAAGGCAGTCATGTGCTCGGTTTGATGTCAGTAAATGATCTGAATCAGAAGATTGAAGGTACTTATGCAGGTATTTACTTAGAAATTTCTGAATCCATTAACGAAGTTCATGCTCAGCTGACTCATATTGTGGAAATTGCCACCAACATCGCTGTCGGAGATCTTTGTGATCTGGAAAACCTGAAAGAAATCGGACAGCGCAGCGACAATGACGCACTGATACCAAGCTTTATCTCTATGATCGAGAGCATTACGCTGTTGGTGGCCGAAACCCAGACCATGACCCGGATTGCCGTTGAAGGCGATCTGACCAACCGGGGCGATGTGACCAAGTTCCAAGGCGAATATGCCAAGGTAGTGGAAGGTTTTAACCAGACCCTGGACGTGGTCATTGAGCCCATCAATGCTGCATCGGCAACTCTGAAAGAATTGGCTCAAGGAAATCTGAACACGACCATGACCGGCAACTTTAAAGGCCAGCATGGCCAGATCAAAGAAGACATGAACCAGACCATTGCCTTCCTGAAAGATTACGTCTCAGAAATTACCGAAACGCTGGAAGAAATTGGTCGCGGTAACCTGAATCAGGAAATCACCCGCTTCTATCTAGGCGATTTCGAAGCGATTAAAACAGCCCTCAATCGTATTACATCCAGCCTCAGCACCACCATGTTCGATATCAACAATGCGGCCGGACAGGTTGAAAGCGGTGCCCGTCAGATTTCCGACGGGGGCCAGGCTTTGGCGCAGGGCGCAACGGAACAAGCCAGTGCCATTCAAGAACTGACCGCTTCCATTGACGAGGTTGCTCAGGAAACCAAACAGAATGCAGTTCGGGCCAATGAAGCCAATCAGCGTTCCATTGAGGTTCGCAACAATGCCGAAATTGGCAATGCCCGAATGAATAATATGGTTACGGCAATGGTGGACATTAATGTCTCCTCTCAGAGTATTTCCAAAATCATCAAGGTTATCGATGATATCGCCTTCCAGACAAACATTCTAGCATTGAATGCAGCAGTGGAAGCGGCTCGCGCCGGACAGCACGGTAAGGGCTTTGCCGTCGTCGCCGAGGAGGTCCGTACTCTGGCTGCCCGTAGTGCCGAAGCGGCCAAAGAAACAACCGGACTGATTGAAGGCTCCATTGATAAGGTTTCGGTTGGTTCTAAAATCGCTGATGAAACTGCCGAAAGTTTGACTCAGATCCTGGCTGATATTGAAAAAGTCACCAGTCTGGTGGGCAATATCGCCCGGGCTTCTAACGATCAGGCTTCCGAAATCGCCCAGATCACCCAAGGCATTGAACAAGTTTCTCAGGTGGTTCAGACCAACTCGGCGACGGCTGAGGAAAGTGCTGCCGCCAGCGAAGAACTCTCTGGCCAGGCCGAAATGCTTAAACAGATGGTTGGCACTTTCACCATTAAGACCGACAGGGGGCATGTTGCCTCAGCACCGACCAAGCCTCAACCT